From the genome of Miscanthus floridulus cultivar M001 chromosome 10, ASM1932011v1, whole genome shotgun sequence, one region includes:
- the LOC136485456 gene encoding LOW QUALITY PROTEIN: acyl-coenzyme A oxidase 2, peroxisomal-like (The sequence of the model RefSeq protein was modified relative to this genomic sequence to represent the inferred CDS: deleted 1 base in 1 codon), with protein sequence MATHAGDSAAGDESSAMRRLRRLSLHLLQPAAPPAPGDQLALAACAGGRARRVEGGADVAAALAAYLRGRHRATQMRLFDFFRARPDLQTPVELATAAHRELCYRQLLALVREAGVRPLTLMASDPAEYFAVMEAAGGADISLGVKLGVQYSLWGGSVINLGTKKHRDKYFDGIDNLDYPGCFAMTELHHGSNVQALQTTATFDPVTDEFIINTPNDGAIKWWIGNAAVHGKFATVFARLILPLQGKGGEPADMGIHAFIVPIRDLETHAVLPGIEINDCGHKIGLNGVDNGALRFRSVRIPRDNLLNRFGDVSRDGKYTSSLPTINKRFAATLGELVGGRVGIAYCSVGVLKVAVTIAVRYALLRHQFGPPKQPEISVLDYQSHQNKLMPMLASSYAFHFATVMLVDKYSEMKKTNDEDLIADVHVLSSGLKAYITSYTAKSISICREACGGHGYAAVNRFGALRNDHDIFQTFEGDNTVLLQQVAGDLLRQYQEKFKGGTLSVTWNYLRDSMGTYLAQPNPVTARWEGEDHLRDPNFQLDAFRYRTSRLLHSVAARLQKHSKTLGGFGAWNRCLNHLLTLAESHIESVILAKFIESVKSCPDEKTREALKLVCDLYALDRIWKDIGTYRNVDYVAPNKAKAIHKLTDYLSYQVRLVARELIDAFDLPDLIIRAPIGMQSEAYAQYTQYVGF encoded by the exons ATGGCGACCCACGCCGGCGATTCCGCCGCGGGAGACGAGTCCTCGGCGatgcgccgcctccgccgcctctcCCTGCACCTCCTCCAGCCCGCCGCCCCACCAGCCCCAGGCGATCAGCTGGCCCTCGCGGCGTGCGCGGGGGGGCGGGCGCGCCGCGTGGAGGGGGGCGCGGACGTGGCGGCGGCGCTCGCGGCGTACCTCCGGGGCCGGCACCGTGCGACGCAGATGCGGCTGTTCGACTTCTTCCGGGCGCGGCCCGACCTGCAGACGCCCGTCGAGCTGGCCACGGCCGCGCACCGCGAGCTCTGCTACCGCCAGCTGCTG GCGCTCGTGCGCGAGGCCGGGGTGCGCCCGCTCACGCTCATGGCCAGCGACCCCGCGGAGTACTTCGCCGTCATGGAGGCCGCCGGCGGGGCCGACATCTCCCTCGGCGTCAAGCTCGGCGTCCAGTACAG CCTCTGGGGTGGTTCTGTCATAAATCTAGGAACCAAAAAGCACAGAGATAAGTACTTTGATGGAATTGACAATTTGGATTATCCAGGCTGTTTTGCAATGACAGAACTACATCATG GATCGAATGTCCAAGCCCTACAGACTACCGCTACATTTGATCCTGTCACTGatgaattcattattaacaccCCAAATGATGGAGCTATTAAGTGGTGGATTGGCAATGCTGCGGTTCATGGAAAATTTGCTACTGTTTTTGCAAGGTTAATTTTACCCCTTCAAGGAAAAGGAGGGGAACCTGCTGATATGGGCATCCATGCATTTATCGTCCCCATACGGGACCTTGAAACTCATGCTGTTCTTCCTGGAATCGAGATCAATGATTGTGGGCACAAGATTGGCCTAAATGGTGTAGACAATGGTGCACTGAGATTCCGCTCAGTTAGGATACCCAGAGATAATCTTCTGAATCGGTTCGGTGATGTGTCACGGGATGGAAAATACACAAGCAGTCTGCCCACAATTAACAAAAGATTTGCAGCAACCCTTGGGGAGCTTGTCGGTGGACGAGTTGGCATTGCATATTGTTCTGTGGGTGTTCTCAAAGTCGCAGTAACAATTGCTGTGAGGTATGCTCTTCTGCGCCACCAATTCGGTCCACCTAAGCAGCCCGAGATCAGCGTGTTGGACTATCAGTCTCACCAGAACAAATTAATGCCCATGTTAGCATCGTCATATGCATTTCACTTTGCCACGGTAATGTTAGTGGATAAGTACTCGGAAATGAAGAAAACCAATGATGAGGATCTTATTGCTGATGTACATGTTCTTTCATCTGGGTTGAAAGCCTACATAACTTCATATACAGCGAAGTCTATAAGCATCTGCAGAGAAGCATGTGGTGGCCATGGCTATGCTGCTGTAAATCGTTTTGGAGCTCTGCGCAATGACCAtgatatattccaaacatttgaGGGCGACAACACTGTTCTTCTGCAGCAG GTTGCTGGAGATCTCCTGAGGCAATACCAGGAGAAATTTAAGGGAGGGACACTTTCAGTTACCTGGAATTACTTGAGAGACTCCATGGGTACTTACTTGGCCCAGCCTAATCCTGTCACTGCCCGATGGGAGGGCGAAGATCATCTGCGGGATCCTAATTTCCAGCTGGATGCATTCAGA TACCGAACATCTCGGTTGCTACATAGTGTCGCTGCTCGGCTACAGAAACATAGCAAGACACTTGGAGGTTTTGGTGCGTGGAATAGATGTTTGAATCATCTGCTTACACTTGCAGAATCACACATTGAGTCTGTCATCCTTGCAAAGTTCATTGAATCAGTGAAAAG TTGCCCTGATGAAAAAACGCGGGAAGCATTGAAGCTGGTATGTGACCTTTATGCGCTCGACAGGATCTGGAAAGATATTGGAACATATCGGAATGTGGACTATGTTGCCCCAAACAAAGCTAAG GCTATTCATAAGCTGACAGACTACCTCAGTTACCAAGTGAGGCTAGTGGCACGAGAACTCATCGACGCATTTGACCTTCCAGATCTCATCATCCGTGCGCCAATTGGTATGCAATCGGAGGCCTATGCACAGTACACCCAGTATGTTGGCTTCTAG
- the LOC136485457 gene encoding protein ALTERED PHOSPHATE STARVATION RESPONSE 1-like: MGSSPSKATGEDALVLCKDRMRHIRQAIDSRDALSAAHLSYTQSLRTVGTALRRYAESEISPESSLSISEVDKSPSHSSMASPSPSRAVENLASPAHRASPLSTQPSTRIHCMKAAATTPLTFVIDPSAAEFVGHESPVSAFVPPPPPLPPELCMSWDFFDPIDAAGSSSSNNENGVTLNSSRLKGLSESRVAEVVPLKEGEEEIMSDRRHTELPDNNAPSKQEREPKQGGTRKPSQLVDTSTKATSEQVAAKLEESEMEKELCAEAEDPSEFITHRAKDFVSSMKDIESRFMRAAEAGNEVSRMLETKKIRLDICAKMPGSPGKLPTARFVSALRVCCNRDVILNQETAQHVSKVVTWKRSVSSLSSSSKSALMTSIIKDDVDDSNSDFVEEFAMVSGSHSSTLDRLHAWERKLYDEIKASENVRKAYDEKCNLLRRQFARGLNAQLIDKTRAVVKDLHSRVSVAIQAVDAISKRIEKIRDEELQPQLVELIQGLIRMWKLMLECHHKQFITITLAYHVKNSTPVHQGEHRRQAAMHLWNEMDSFSSSFRNWVTAHKSYVEALNAWLQKCLLQPPQDRRRRKRKVSFPPRQAVSPPIFILCRDWLAMTESLPADELCKSLKDVMQLLRDSYEHHDAQNKPRSESQECGMLENNSEQEAVKSGSVASAEGLQSRLTAVLDRLTKFSEASLKCYEELKQNYEMACADYKRVGPNAQLA; this comes from the exons ATGGGTTCTTCTCCTTCCAAAGCCACTGGAGAGGATGCCCTGGTTCTTTGCAAGGATCGGATGCGCCATATCAGGCAAGCCATTGACTCAAGAGATGCACTGTCAGCAGCGCACTTATCTTACACACAATCCCTCCGTACTGTGGGTACTGCATTGCGGCGGTATGCTGAGTCTGAGATCTCACCAGAATCATCACTCTCCATTTCAGAAGTGGATAAGTCGCCATCACATTCCTCTATGGCATCTCCCTCGCCTTCGCGTGCAGTAGAGAATCTTGCCTCTCCGGCGCATCGAGCAAGTCCATTGTCTACTCAGCCCTCAACAAGAATCCATTGCATGAAAGCAGCAGCAACCACTCCTTTGACCTTTGTGATTGATCCATCTGCTGCTGAATTTGTGGGGCATGAATCTCCAGTCTCAGCTTTTGTCCCACCCCCGCCACCATTGCCTCCAGAATTATGCATGTCGTGGGACTTCTTTGATCCCATTGATGCTGCTGGTAGCTCTTCCTCCAACAATGAGAATGGGGTAACCTTGAACTCCAGTAGATTGAAGGGTCTAAGTGAGTCACGGGTAGCTGAAGTAGTTCCAttgaaagaaggtgaagaagaaatcATGTCTGACAGAAGGCATACAGAGCTTCCTGATAATAATGCACCATCCAAGCAGGAAAGAGAGCCAAAGCAAGGTGGGACTAGGAAACCAAGTCAGTTGGTGGATACTTCAACCAAAGCTACTTCAGAGCAGGTTGCTGCAAAGTTGGAGGAAAGCGAAATGGAAAAAGAATTATGTGCAGAGGCAGAGGATCCTTCAGAGTTCATCACTCATCGAGCCAAAGATTTTGTGTCGAGCATGAAGGACATTGAATCCCGGTTCATGCGTGCAGCTGAAGCAGGAAATGAGGTTTCCAGAATGCTTGAAACCAAGAAGATCAGACTTGACATATGTGCTAAAATGCCAG GTTCTCCAGGCAAGCTACCTACTGCTCGATTTGTGTCAGCACTTCGAGTGTGCTGCAATCGTGATGTTATTCTCAACCAGG AAACTGCACAGCATGTCTCAAAGGTTGTCACATGGAAGCGTTCTGTCTCATCTCTTTCATCATCATCTAAGAGTGCACTTATGACATCAATAATTAAAGATGATGTGGATGACAGTAATAGTGATTTTGTTGAGGAATTCGCCATGGTATCTGGAAGCCACTCTTCTACGTTGGACAGGCTACACGCATGGGAGAGAAAACTATACGATGAAATCAAG GCAAGTGAAAATGTTAGAAAGGCCTATGATGAGAAATGTAACCTCCTCCGGCGCCAATTTGCACGAGGCCTAAATGCGCAGCTGATTGATAAGACTAGAGCTGTTGTGAAGGACCTCCATTCCAGGGTATCTGTTGCGATTCAAGCTGTTGATGCAATCTCCAAAAGAATTGAGAAGATAAGGGATGAAGAACTGCAGCCACAGCTTGTCGAGCTAATTCAAGG GCTAATCAGAATGTGGAAATTGATGCTGGAATGTCACCACAAACAGTTCATCACGATCACATTGGCATACCATGTGAAAAACTCAACCCCAGTGCATCAAGGTGAGCACCGCCGCCAGGCGGCAATGCATCTGTGGAATGAGATGGACAGCTTCTCCTCCAGCTTCAGAAACTGGGTCACTGCTCACAAATCGTATGTCGAGGCCCTCAATGCATGGCTCCAGAAGTGTCTCCTGCAGCCACCCCAGGACCGACGCAGGCGCAAGCGCAAGGTCTCCTTCCCTCCTCGCCAGGCCGTCTCCCCTCCCATATTCATCCTATGCAGGGACTGGCTCGCCATGACAGAATCTCTCCCTGCTGACGAGCTATGCAAGTCCCTCAAAGATGTGATGCAGCTCCTCCGTGACTCGTATGAGCACCACGACGCGCAGAACAAGCCCAGAAGCGAGTCGCAGGAATGTGGGATGCTGGAGAACAATAGCGAGCAGGAGGCGGTGAAGAGTGGGAGTGTAGCATCAGCTGAAGGGCTGCAGTCGAGACTAACGGCGGTTCTTGACCGCCTGACAAAGTTCTCAGAGGCATCACTGAAGTGCTACGAGGAGCTCAAGCAGAACTATGAGATGGCCTGTGCTGACTATAAGAGAGTTGGACCAAATGCTCAGCTTGCTTAG